The following are encoded in a window of Pseudobdellovibrionaceae bacterium genomic DNA:
- a CDS encoding nitronate monooxygenase: protein MSTLLRQLKLRVPLIVAPMAGGTSTPEFVAASCEAGALGSMGAAYSTPAQMVEFVHQVRARTARSFAINLFVPTGEVKVTSERLARAEAATQKHRDEWGLPRPSLQPPFEEDFDAQFEAMISLRPDVFSFVFGIPDIHYLREAQRWGITVIGTATTPEEAERLTEAGVDAITLQGIEAGGHRGIFSATEPDAEIPALDLLCETRSRVKLPLIAAGGLMTAADVQAALSLGADAVQMGTLFLATREAGTSAPHRRALLASGQRRTKTTRAFSGRLARGIENPFMLEMDAQPDAILPFPAQNKFTRDLRTASAKADSADHLSLWCGTGTGALPTGTVAEVIDGLLP, encoded by the coding sequence CCTGAGTTCGTCGCCGCATCTTGCGAGGCGGGGGCGCTCGGCTCCATGGGCGCGGCCTATTCCACGCCCGCGCAAATGGTGGAGTTTGTGCATCAGGTCCGCGCCCGCACCGCGCGCTCATTCGCCATCAATCTGTTCGTGCCCACGGGGGAAGTGAAAGTCACATCCGAAAGGCTCGCCCGCGCAGAGGCGGCGACACAAAAACACCGCGACGAATGGGGGCTTCCGCGCCCCTCACTTCAGCCCCCTTTCGAAGAGGACTTCGACGCGCAATTCGAAGCCATGATCTCGCTTCGGCCGGATGTCTTCAGCTTCGTTTTCGGAATTCCCGACATCCACTATCTGCGCGAGGCCCAGCGCTGGGGCATCACCGTCATCGGTACGGCGACGACCCCCGAAGAGGCCGAGCGGCTCACCGAAGCGGGCGTCGACGCCATCACCTTGCAAGGGATTGAGGCGGGCGGTCACCGGGGGATTTTCTCGGCGACGGAGCCCGACGCCGAAATTCCGGCGCTCGATCTTTTGTGCGAGACCCGCTCGCGCGTGAAACTCCCGCTCATCGCGGCGGGGGGCTTGATGACGGCCGCGGACGTTCAAGCCGCGCTGAGTTTGGGCGCGGACGCCGTCCAGATGGGAACGCTCTTCCTCGCCACCCGCGAGGCGGGAACCTCGGCGCCCCACCGGCGGGCTCTGCTCGCAAGCGGCCAGCGCCGCACGAAAACCACGCGCGCGTTCTCGGGCCGCCTGGCCCGCGGGATCGAAAATCCGTTCATGCTTGAAATGGACGCCCAGCCCGACGCGATCCTGCCGTTCCCGGCGCAAAACAAATTCACCCGCGATCTGCGCACGGCCTCGGCGAAGGCCGACTCGGCCGACCACCTCTCGCTTTGGTGTGGAACGGGGACGGGCGCGCTCCCCACGGGCACGGTCGCCGAGGTGATCGACGGGCTGCTCCCCTAA